A window of the Marinilabiliales bacterium genome harbors these coding sequences:
- a CDS encoding T9SS C-terminal target domain-containing protein has translation MIHSALPVTRLETTALALCMLFIGMVKTDAAIYHEGKATTKLQKLLTVLPDTIEGAYNLKVTERAGDLATIEDSLLHREDVIFYGGFEEGYNNTQWRNRWGIPWVNRGPANYVTDNHFIGEKSLRVSYPEGGVGPGETGGQFPMVLANMEGLTEGYYQELYLRYYLKFEEGFDFRLGGKLPGLMGGGNSWSRSGGDQPDGTNGWTLRFMWRRNGDIVVYAYLPPSDNGKWGGVQWGQDIDCDFAAEPGRWHCIEQYVNVGTPGHDDGKLKVWIDGEKMLDIDDMRFWDVENNYGRIGGVYFSTFHGGSSSDWAPRRDSYAQFDGFVMAHERIGEVRREKPEFILDTILLPDGYRGHRYNAAINAASGGLPPYRWYAAGNSLPVGMQLSRDGKMTGFPEEEGNHELIIEAKDQSGEIISRKAPVTILSGEDVNLANGHTISDHSGNFDPGSPVEGLWDGDVSGDPSGSPGAGDTGSLWVEWDLGKHYRISLIRIFGEDEGDWISNHYTVKTRKETSEDWKTLIDKEDCFSSQWIETRLDDSARYLRLEVTGDTIAEATRVRAFEVYAGEGFTRSAETDSIEIIPAAPVAGDTVRMVTHISFNAVDCMLTDYDVYISEDTIRVATIYTTGNRNELFSTADTLELGTLDAGEYILYYYLSEDTSGPETYLASDTITLTVDVATSLDPEITPGNQIRIYPNPASNAINVDLTMHGNDSHDIDIYSLSGQKIRTINNATGLLTIDISSLSGGVYILVLTRENKEIETSLFIKK, from the coding sequence ATGATACACTCTGCCCTGCCTGTTACACGTCTTGAAACTACCGCTTTAGCTTTGTGCATGCTTTTCATTGGCATGGTAAAAACAGATGCCGCCATTTATCATGAAGGCAAGGCCACAACGAAGCTGCAGAAACTCCTGACCGTTTTACCCGATACCATTGAGGGAGCCTACAACCTTAAAGTGACTGAGCGCGCTGGCGACCTTGCCACCATAGAAGACAGCCTGCTCCACAGGGAGGATGTCATCTTCTACGGAGGGTTTGAAGAAGGATACAACAATACACAGTGGAGAAACAGGTGGGGGATTCCCTGGGTCAACAGGGGTCCTGCCAATTATGTGACAGACAACCATTTTATTGGCGAAAAATCGCTGCGGGTCAGCTATCCGGAAGGAGGCGTGGGGCCGGGTGAGACGGGGGGGCAATTTCCCATGGTTCTTGCAAATATGGAAGGGCTCACAGAGGGTTATTACCAGGAACTTTACCTCCGGTATTACCTGAAATTTGAAGAGGGTTTTGATTTCAGGCTTGGAGGCAAACTGCCCGGATTAATGGGTGGCGGCAACTCATGGTCCCGTTCAGGAGGTGACCAGCCGGATGGCACCAATGGCTGGACCCTGCGGTTTATGTGGCGCAGGAATGGCGACATTGTTGTCTATGCATACTTGCCTCCCAGTGATAACGGGAAATGGGGCGGAGTTCAGTGGGGGCAGGACATTGACTGTGATTTTGCTGCAGAACCTGGAAGGTGGCACTGCATTGAACAATATGTCAATGTCGGCACCCCGGGGCATGATGACGGCAAACTTAAAGTCTGGATTGACGGAGAGAAAATGCTTGATATAGACGATATGCGGTTCTGGGATGTTGAAAACAACTACGGGAGGATCGGCGGAGTTTATTTCTCGACATTTCATGGTGGCAGTAGCTCCGATTGGGCGCCAAGGAGAGATTCGTATGCCCAGTTTGACGGCTTTGTCATGGCACATGAAAGAATAGGCGAGGTCAGAAGGGAGAAGCCTGAGTTCATACTTGATACAATCCTACTGCCTGACGGGTACAGGGGCCACCGGTACAATGCTGCTATCAATGCAGCATCGGGCGGTTTACCTCCCTACCGGTGGTATGCAGCAGGCAATTCACTGCCTGTCGGCATGCAGCTTTCGCGTGACGGTAAAATGACCGGCTTCCCCGAAGAGGAAGGCAACCATGAACTGATTATAGAAGCCAAAGATCAGTCCGGCGAAATCATATCCAGGAAGGCCCCGGTCACCATCCTGTCAGGTGAAGACGTAAACCTGGCCAACGGGCACACAATATCAGACCACAGCGGGAATTTCGACCCGGGCAGTCCGGTTGAGGGCCTGTGGGACGGAGATGTATCCGGAGACCCTTCCGGTTCGCCCGGAGCCGGTGACACCGGTTCATTATGGGTGGAATGGGATCTGGGTAAACATTACCGGATCTCGCTGATCAGGATCTTTGGTGAAGACGAAGGTGATTGGATAAGCAACCACTATACAGTCAAAACACGGAAAGAGACCTCGGAAGACTGGAAAACCCTGATTGATAAGGAAGACTGCTTTTCAAGCCAATGGATCGAGACCCGGCTTGATGATTCTGCAAGGTACCTGCGACTTGAGGTTACCGGCGACACAATAGCAGAAGCCACCCGTGTAAGGGCCTTTGAGGTATATGCCGGCGAAGGTTTCACAAGGTCAGCCGAAACAGACAGTATAGAGATAATTCCTGCAGCGCCGGTAGCGGGTGACACGGTAAGGATGGTAACGCACATCTCCTTTAACGCCGTTGATTGTATGCTGACGGACTACGACGTATATATAAGTGAGGACACTATACGGGTTGCGACCATATACACCACCGGGAACAGGAATGAATTATTCAGCACTGCCGACACCCTGGAGCTGGGAACACTCGATGCCGGTGAATATATACTCTATTATTATCTGTCGGAAGATACTTCCGGGCCGGAAACATACCTGGCGTCAGACACAATAACGCTTACCGTCGATGTAGCCACCAGCCTGGACCCGGAGATAACACCGGGCAATCAGATCAGGATCTATCCCAATCCGGCCTCAAATGCAATAAATGTTGATCTTACCATGCATGGTAATGACAGCCATGATATAGATATTTATTCTCTATCAGGTCAGAAGATCAGAACCATCAATAATGCAACAGGCCTGTTGACCATTGATATCAGCAGCCTCTCCGGCGGGGTATACATACTTGTCCTCACCAGGGAAAATAAAGAAATTGAAACATCTCTGTTCATAAAGAAATAA